The following are encoded together in the Lathyrus oleraceus cultivar Zhongwan6 chromosome 3, CAAS_Psat_ZW6_1.0, whole genome shotgun sequence genome:
- the LOC127130790 gene encoding uncharacterized protein LOC127130790, with protein sequence MAGEQHSDHSRPLVNHNMDDGPPSHETDARDGHPSTPSPEPQNNGDASHAHNLGAETFHPIPVPVEGDAVMIAMVNALNQAGSMLHQQHERIMALEAERQEARPQPVSRMQQRSEPTKKRGRRSPEPHVSRARARRDGGRAGTSPRRGRSPDNNELSPLRSDEEDLHCPLSRAIMEAPLPKGMEKPPNLAVYDGTTDPDDHVDNVNAMLDYRNDITGHLKCRLFSTTLRKGAMAWYKSLAPESITSWRVMRSMFTRHFTASRRHPKTEATLEAIVQKKNETLRSYIERFNQEAVEVDTTEHMKKYLLERGLLPGSELSRAVGIEPPRTLNELLHKAQAYIRYEEKQVAHNARSGRNAGETEHSKREDTSISRRNGDKRREERPRELREGRGPAGRYSEYTLLTAPRERILAECINSEFKQGRVRFPKPSAPKPHTDKSKYCRFHRSHGHVTEDCVHLKDAIEILIQEGHLKQYTRKNEAPRHGEPEKKRPREDTPPDNSPYQVALCVSRPEDFFLPEPLPEGKITALSPWENFPSTLVISGGGTNGESAALSVKRKFDELLLTAPEQKATLTKYRGKSNPISFFLEELPGGSPNSGIPLLIRAKMAQFDVRRILVDQGSSVDIMYVHLFKTLKLDKTNLAPYVGSDLQGFNGATTRPWGYVELLVTFGEQETAREVKIQFLVVDCPSLYNCIFGRPTLAELTAVPSTVHLKMKYYTKLGRVVTIHGDIEAARRCYDAAVKGQAVVSTKSNCNNKKLRTGDPARGINAIDLDCRIGLDETEEGRLPKERSLGHPVRPIPDGEFELIPLGDDPERTVKIGKGLPEETREELVACLKENSDLFAWNAAEMPGLDPEIACHKLALDRAAKPIAQRRRKQSPEKAEAAERAVKDLLEANFISEAQYTTWLSNVVLVKKNNGKWRMCVDYTDLNRACPKDAFPLPNIDMLVDNSAGFKLLSFMDAYSGYNQIPMSPTDKKHTAFMTPTGNYYYNVMPFGLKNAGATYQRMMNKVFKDEIGDMLEVYMDDMIVKSHEETTHARHLAKVFEQARQCKMRFNPEKCTFGVRAGKFLGFYLTKRGIEANPDKCRAFSEFPTPKTKKSIQSLNGVLASLSRFIAKSAQHALPFFRLLRKEATFDWTDECEQALLHLKKVLSQPPVLSRPSEQETLYLYLSVATEAVSAVLIRETDEGQKPIYFTSKALQGPELRYQQIEKVALALINTARRLRYYFLAHTIKVRTDQPIKQLLGRPDMAGRMLKWSLELSEFDIQYESRKALKAQALADFVAEMTHCPTPAESAHKWTIFVDGASNTSGSGAGIILENEEGILIEVSLALAFPTSNNQAEYEAFLAGLRLAEDLGAKEVKISTDSQLVASQVRGEYRAKNDNLLEYLSLVKEKLDRFEKWEVQHIPREHNTRADVLSKLASTRKKGGNKSVIQEILPRPSIDKLPPPLEVNAIGDARCWMTPIYNYLTRDELPADPKEATTVKRRACSLGEAKRAWVEELHSVLWAYRTTPHSTTGETPFRLTYGTEAVIPVEIRAPTRRTEEPLDEEMNDETLRAELDLVEEIRSEAALRETTLKQKIALRHDAKVIKREFQVGTLVLRRNQKNPREGKLAANWEGPYRVRDKTSNGAYYLENLQGEQLARPWNAEKLRQYYS encoded by the exons ATGGCCGGAGAACAACATAGCGATCACAGCCGTCCCCTCGTCAACCACAATATGGACGACGGCCCGCCATCCCATGAAACGGACGCTCGGGACGGTCATCCATCCACCCCGTCTCCAGAGCCCCAAAACAACGGGGATGCCTCTCACGCCCACAATTTAGGGGCAGAGACATTTCATCCCATTCCCGTTCCCGTTGAAGGAGACGCCGTAATGATTGCCATGGTGAATGCCCTCAATCAGGCCGGTTCTATGCTCCACCAGCAACACGAACGAATCATGGCCCTCGAAGCCGAACGACAAGAGGCCCGACCCCAGCCGGTGAGTAGGATGCAACAACGTTCGGAGCCAACGAAGAAGCGAGGTCGTCGCTCTCCAGAACCCCACGTCAGCAGGGCCCGCGCCCGTCGTGACGGTGGTCGAGCGGGAACATCACCAAGGCGCGGACGCAGCCCCGACAACAACGAACTGTCTCCCTTAAGGAGCGACGAGGAAGATTTGCATTGCCCCCTGTCTCGGGCAATAATGGAAGCCCCGCTCCCCAAAGGCATGGAGAAACCACCAAATCTAGCTGTGTACGACGGGACTACAGATCCCGACGATCACGTCGACAACGTCAACGCGATGCTCGACTACCGCAATGATATAACCGGGCACCTCAAATGCCGACTGTTCTCAACGACCCTCAGGAAAGGGGCCATGGCTTGGTACAAAAGCTTGGCCCCTGAGTCCATTACGTCATGGAGAGTCATGAGGTCCATGTTCACCAGGCACTTTACAGCTTCCCGTCGTCACCCCAAGACCGAGGCGACCCTTGAAGCCATAGtgcagaagaagaatgaaacACTGCGCTCATACATCGAGCGATTCAACCAGGAAGCTGTCGAGGTAGATACCACCGAGCACATGAAGAAGTATCTCCTCGAGAGAGGTCTCTTGCCCGGCAGTGAACTTAGCAGAGCCGTAGGGATCGAGCCTCCCCGCACCTTAAACGAGCTCCTGCATAAAGCCCAGGCCTACATCAGATACGAGGAAAAGCAGGTGGCGCACAATGCCCGCAGCGGACGTAACGCTGGGGAGACCGAGCACTCGAAACGCGAGGACACGAGCATTTCCCGTCGCAACGGAGACAAACGAAGAGAAGAAAGACCTCGCGAGCTCCGGGAAGGAAGAGGCCCCGCGGGCAGATATAGCGAGTACACCTTACTGACAGCTCCTCGAGAGCGTATCCTCGCAGAATGTATCAACTCTGAATTTAAGCAGGGCAGGGTCAGGTTCCCAAAACCGTCTGCACCAAAGCCCCACACCGACAAATCAAAGTACTGCCGGTTCCACAGAAGTCACGGGCACGTGACCGAAGACTGCGTCCACCTGAAGGATGCGATAGAAATTTTAATCCAAGAGGGGCACCTGAAGCAGTATACGAGGAAGAACGAAGCTCCCAGACACGGCGAGCCAGAGAAGAAGAGACCCCGGGAAGACACGCCCCCTGACAACTCTCCCTATCAAGTGGCCCTCTGCGTGTCACGACCGGAAGATTTCTTCCTCCCCGAACCATTGCCCGAGGGCAAGATCACTGCACTCAGCCCCTGGGAAAACTTCCCTTCCACACTGGTGATATCAGGAGGAGGAACTAACGGGGAATCCGCGGCCCTCTCCGTCAAACGTAAGTTCGACGAACTCCTACTGACTGCCCCCGAGCAGAAAGCGACATTGACAAAATACCGGGGAAAATCCAACCCAATATCCTTCTTCCTGGAGGAACTCCCGGGCGGATCCCCGAACTCGGGCATCCCACTATTGATAAGGGCAAAGATGGCCCAATTCGACGTACGACGCATCCTGGTCGACCAAGGCAGCTCAGTGGATATCATGTACGTCCACCTCTTCAAGACTCTGAAGCTAGACAAGACCAACCTAGCCCCCTACGTCGGATCAGATCTCCAAGGATTCAACGGAGCAACAACCAGACCGTGGGGATATGTTGAGCTCCTCGTCACCTTCGGCGAACAGGAAACGGCCAGGGAAGTCAAAATCCAATTCCTGGTCGTAGACTGTCCGTCTCTCTACAATTGCATCTTTGGACGTCCGACACTGGCCGAACTCACCGCGGTCCCATCCACCGTCCACCTAAAGATGAAATACTACACCAAATTGGGACGTGTGGTCACCATCCATGGTGACATCGAAGCAGCCCGGCGATGCTACGACGCCGCAGTAAAAGGACAGGCCGTAGTCAGCACGAAGAGCAACTGCAACAACAAAAAACTCAGGACCGGGGATCCTGCCCGAGGAATCAACGCCATCGACCTCGACTGTCGCATCGGGCTGGACGAGACCGAAGAGGGGAGGCTCCCCAAGGAACGCTCTCTCGGACACCCGGTCCGACCAATCCCCGACGGAGAGTTCGAACTCATTCCTCTTGGGGACGATCCGGAAAGGACGGTGAAGATAGGTAAAGGACTACCCGAGGAAACAAGAGAAGAGCTAGTAGCATGCCTCAAAGAGAACTCGGACCTCTTCGCGTGGAATGCCGCAGAAATGCCCGGGCTGGACCCCGAGATCGCGTGTCATAAGCTAGCTTTAGACCGGGCAGCCAAGCCCATAGCACAGCGTAGACGCAAGCAATCGCCCGAAAAGGCAGAAGCTGCCGAGCGAGCTGTAAAAGACCTCTTAGAGGCAAATTTTATTTCTGAAGCCCAGTACACAACCTGGCTCTCTAATGTAGTCCTCGTTAAGAAAAACAATGGAAAATGgcgcatgtgtgttgattatactgATCTCAATAGGGCTTGCCCGAAAGATGCTTTCCCCCTCCCTAATATAGACATGCTCGTTGACAACTCTGCAGGTTTTAAACTCTTGTCCTTCATGGACGCATATAGTGGATACAACCAGATCCCTATGTCGCCCACAGACAAGAAACACACAGCGTTCATGACCCCAACGGGCAATTACTATTACAACGTGATGCCGTTCGGGCTCAAGAACGCTGGCGCTACATACCAACGCATGATGAACAAAGTCTTCAAGGACGAAATAGGGGACATGCTCGAAGTATACATGGACGACATGATCGTCAAATCACACGAGGAGACAACCCATGCTCGACACCTCGCGAAGGTATTCGAGCAGGCGAGACAGTGTAAAATGAGGTTCAACCCCGAAAAATGCACGTTCGGAGTCCGGGCAGGCAAGTTCCTCGGTTTCTATCTCACCAAAAGAGGGATAGAGGCCAACCCCGACAAATGCCGGGCATTCTCGGAGTTTCCGACCCCGAAAACCAAAAAATCGATCCAGTCACTCAATGGAGTGCTCGCCTCACTCTCCCGTTTCATCGCCAAGTCCGCCCAGCACGCATTGCCATTCTTCAGACTCCTTCGCAAAGAGGCTACCTTCGACTGGACCGACGAATGCGAGCAAGCGTTACTCCATCTAAAGAAGGTTCTGTCCCAACCCCCGGTCTTATCACGGCCATCAGAACAGGAAACCCTATACTTATACCTATCCGTGGCAACCGAGGCCGTCAGCGCCGTTCTAATAAGAGAAACCGACGAAGGACAAAAACCCATCTATTTTACGAGTAAAGCACTCCAAGGCCCCGAGCTCCGATATCAGCAAATCGAAAAGGTCGCCCTGGCCCTCATCAACACAGCGAGAAGACTACGATATTACTTCCTCGCACACACGATAAAGGTGAGGACCGACCAGCCAATCAAACAGCTGCTCGGGCGCCCGGATATGGCCGGGAGGATGCTCAAATGGTCACTGGAACTCTCCGAATTCGACATACAATACGAAAGTAGGAAAGCCTTGAAAGCTCAGGCACTGGCCGACTTCGTCGCGGAGATGACCCACTGCCCGACTCCAGCAGAGAGCGCCCACAAATGGACGATCTTCGTCGATGGCGCCTCTAACACATCAGGCAGCGGGGCCGGGATCATCCTCGAAAATGAAGAAGGGATCCTGATAGAGGTATCATTAGCGCTAGCGTTCCCAACATCAAACAAccaagccgaatacgaagccttCCTCGCAGGCCTGAGGTTAGCCGAGGACCTGGGAGCAAAAGAGGTAAAAATATCCACCGACTCCCAGCTCGTGGCCTCACAAGTGCGAGGAGAATACCGAGCCAAGAACGACAACCTCCTCGAGTACTTGTCCCTCGTCAAAGAAAAACTTGATAGATTTGAAAAATGGGAAGTTCAACACATACCCCGCGAGCACAACACACGGGCAGACGTTCTCTCGAAACTAGCCAGCACGAGGAAAAAGGGTGGGAATAAATCAGTAATCCAAGAAATTCTCCCTCGGCCCAGCATCGACAAACTACCGCCTCCACTCGAGGTCAACGCTATTGGAGATGCCCGCTGTTGGATGACACCCATCTACAATTACCTCACACGAGACGAACTCCCGGCTGACCCGAAAGAGGCGACCACTGTCAAACGACGCGCATGCTC ACTCGGTGAGGCAAAGAGGGCATGGGTCGAGGAGCTACATAGCGTGCTATGGGCCTACCGCACGACACCACATTCTACCACCGGGGAAACCCCGTTCCGACTAACTTACGGCACCGAGGCAGTCATCCCGGTGGAGATACGGGCGCCAACGAGGAGGACGGAGGAGCCCCTAGACGAGGAAATGAACGATGAAACCCTTAGAGCCGAGCTCGACCTAGTCGAGGAGATACGTTCCGAAGCAGCTCTCAGGGAAACAACCCTCAAACAAAAAATAGCACTACGCCATGACGCGAAAGTCATAAAAAGAGAGTTCCAGGTCGGCACCCTGGTCCTCAGAAGAAACCAGAAAAACCCGAGAGAGGGCAAACTGGCGGCCAACTGGGAAGGCCCTTACCGCGTCCGCGACAAAACGAGCAACGGGGCCTATTACCTAGAAAACCTACAAGGAGAACAACTCGCTCGACCATGGAACGCAGAAAAACTTAGACAATATTACAGCTAA
- the LOC127126915 gene encoding uncharacterized protein LOC127126915 isoform X1: protein MSKIPLRWQRDHFDLSTAHYRVKYAMLGEEDRLAYKKLVDYVQSFSLGFWANRQGVPYLDEAGELITEARYINTKALLECDTEEEALALLSAMPNARDRVLKLANQVGAPDRVPKKKKKTVARPLETAGDAGASPSQAASVIPSSPPRSNPINIPDSSPSPAASPLHKRKRPAGALTRSSPGSSNGPGSYLLPPCYVERSFFKAEESIAVPAPEAKAILDQDVAARRKDLARDIAAVIRVMETAMVLTDTSVSTASLEDALLQVRTEKERLSKDLSDYKKEHQLQEGLSQKLEEVEKERDQLKAAKASLEEQVVDHQKLTEDNAGLRAQVESLEGKVRPLADETEEERALGSRGELLGHIRTLNQDLVACFKEGFDNAVEQLGLLNPELVTVGSAYNCCVRDGEIICPFEAEEELGGEEEEEDEEVLRAES, encoded by the exons ATGTCGAAGATACCGCTGAGGTGGCAGCGTGATCATTTCGATCTCTCCACGGCGCATTACCGAGTCAAGTATGCGATGCTCGGCGAGGAGGATAGGCTCGCGTACAAGAAGCTGGTCGATTACGTGCAGAGCTTCAGCTTGGGGTTCTGGGCGAATCGACAGGGCGTGCCCTACCTGGATGAGGCCGGGGAACTAATCACCGAGGCGCGTTATATCAATACGAAGGCTCTGCTCGAGTGTGATACCGAGGAGGAAGCTCTGGCGTTATTGA GTGCCATGCCCAATGCTCGTGATCGGGTGCTGAAGCTAGCGAATCAGGTCGGCGCTCCTGACCGGGtgcccaagaagaagaagaaaactgtGGCCCGTCCCTTGGAGACTGCTGGCGATGCCGGGGCTAGTCCCTCGCAGGCGGCGAGCGTGATTCCTTCCTCTCCTCCTCGATCTAACCCGATCAACATTCCTGATAGCAGTCCGTCGCCAGCGGCTTCTCCCCTCCATAAACGGAAGCGTCCGGCTGGGGCCCTTACCAGGTCGTCTCCAGGAAGTTCGAATGGACCGGGCAGCTATCTTCTACCTCCCTGCTATGTGGAACGGTCGTTCTTCAAGGCCGAGGAGTCGATTGCTGTGCCTGCGCCTGAGGCCAAGGCTATTCTGGACCAGGATGTTGCTGCCCGGAGGAAAGATCTGGCCAGGGATATTGCTGCTGTCATCCGGGTGATGGAGACGGCCATGGTTTTGACCGACACTTCGGTCTCCACCGCCTCGCTGGAGGATGCCCTTTTGCAGGTTCGGACGGAGAAGGAAAGACTATCTAAAGATCTGTCGGACTACAAAAAAGAGCATCAGCTGCAGGAAGGGCTGAGCCAGAAGCTGGAGGAGGTGGAAAAGGAGAGGGACCAGTTGAAGGCTGCTAAGGCGAGCTTGGAAGAGCAGGTGGTCGACCATCAGAAGCTGACCGAGGACAACGCTGGCCTACGGGCTCAGGTTGAGTCTCTCGAGGGAAAGGTCCGTCCTCTGGCAGATGAGACCGAGGAGGAACGCGCCCTTGGTTCGCGCGGTGAGCTGCTAGGGCATATTCGGACTCTCAACCAAGATCTCGTGGCCTGCTTCAAAGAGGGTTTCGACAATGCTGTCGAGCAGCTCGGGCTTCTGAACCCTGAGTTGGTGACAGTAGGGTCGGCCTATAACTGCTGCGTCCGGGATGGTGAGATTATCTGCCCGTTTGAAGCGGAGGAGGAGCtggggggagaagaagaagaagaggatgaagaggtgctccgagcggagtcttag
- the LOC127126915 gene encoding uncharacterized protein LOC127126915 isoform X2 translates to MSGAMPNARDRVLKLANQVGAPDRVPKKKKKTVARPLETAGDAGASPSQAASVIPSSPPRSNPINIPDSSPSPAASPLHKRKRPAGALTRSSPGSSNGPGSYLLPPCYVERSFFKAEESIAVPAPEAKAILDQDVAARRKDLARDIAAVIRVMETAMVLTDTSVSTASLEDALLQVRTEKERLSKDLSDYKKEHQLQEGLSQKLEEVEKERDQLKAAKASLEEQVVDHQKLTEDNAGLRAQVESLEGKVRPLADETEEERALGSRGELLGHIRTLNQDLVACFKEGFDNAVEQLGLLNPELVTVGSAYNCCVRDGEIICPFEAEEELGGEEEEEDEEVLRAES, encoded by the exons ATGTCAG GTGCCATGCCCAATGCTCGTGATCGGGTGCTGAAGCTAGCGAATCAGGTCGGCGCTCCTGACCGGGtgcccaagaagaagaagaaaactgtGGCCCGTCCCTTGGAGACTGCTGGCGATGCCGGGGCTAGTCCCTCGCAGGCGGCGAGCGTGATTCCTTCCTCTCCTCCTCGATCTAACCCGATCAACATTCCTGATAGCAGTCCGTCGCCAGCGGCTTCTCCCCTCCATAAACGGAAGCGTCCGGCTGGGGCCCTTACCAGGTCGTCTCCAGGAAGTTCGAATGGACCGGGCAGCTATCTTCTACCTCCCTGCTATGTGGAACGGTCGTTCTTCAAGGCCGAGGAGTCGATTGCTGTGCCTGCGCCTGAGGCCAAGGCTATTCTGGACCAGGATGTTGCTGCCCGGAGGAAAGATCTGGCCAGGGATATTGCTGCTGTCATCCGGGTGATGGAGACGGCCATGGTTTTGACCGACACTTCGGTCTCCACCGCCTCGCTGGAGGATGCCCTTTTGCAGGTTCGGACGGAGAAGGAAAGACTATCTAAAGATCTGTCGGACTACAAAAAAGAGCATCAGCTGCAGGAAGGGCTGAGCCAGAAGCTGGAGGAGGTGGAAAAGGAGAGGGACCAGTTGAAGGCTGCTAAGGCGAGCTTGGAAGAGCAGGTGGTCGACCATCAGAAGCTGACCGAGGACAACGCTGGCCTACGGGCTCAGGTTGAGTCTCTCGAGGGAAAGGTCCGTCCTCTGGCAGATGAGACCGAGGAGGAACGCGCCCTTGGTTCGCGCGGTGAGCTGCTAGGGCATATTCGGACTCTCAACCAAGATCTCGTGGCCTGCTTCAAAGAGGGTTTCGACAATGCTGTCGAGCAGCTCGGGCTTCTGAACCCTGAGTTGGTGACAGTAGGGTCGGCCTATAACTGCTGCGTCCGGGATGGTGAGATTATCTGCCCGTTTGAAGCGGAGGAGGAGCtggggggagaagaagaagaagaggatgaagaggtgctccgagcggagtcttag
- the LOC127126916 gene encoding TPR repeat-containing protein ZIP4, whose protein sequence is MRIAEISSPEIRTVHGEEDDQHILFRFEAIVKQIETDSANKLPPDSATVNLRQCLTHLSQLAPFSNSLKLQIWKLSYRLWNVCVDISNTATIRSSSSTTTAEKQAELRHLTADLLSIASDVTGIPSPVIKSASFYYKTGLLWHNLRKFDLAAQCFERATDLISKLDVASITDTGERKLLLDLNLARSRTAWEVRDLNLAVALLNRSKSMLSGSCEDYMELAKQFMAFGKCSLSKNSEDADNRDLSEALKLMNEALESCEKGYGASRTPEEKVEIRGLRWKVLRFIAAIHLQKDEFESVIKCVKVLRDSAEGGDDHPSLSVLAMKAWLGLGRHNEAEKELRGMVIDRGIPEGVWVSSVEAYFSSAGTAGAETAKGVFLGLLGRCHVSAGAAVRVASRVLGGGGEGGKVRAKVVAELVSDERVVTLFAGKEAAKDRTAMHAVLWNCGADNFQSKDYQTSAELFEKSMLYIAHDTENRILRAKGYRVLCLCHLGLLQLDRAKEYIDEAEKLEPNVVCAFLKYKIYLQKKDIQGAITQIEAMTMCLDFQPDFLSLSAHEAVACSARPVAVASLSTMLNFYASGKSMPTAEVTVMRTLVTVLSQEPDNEQKILKTLKHAHTRASELGSDCFFGKEEVGRRELNWFAVTSWNYGTKTGHDKNYELSAEFLRLASNFYALVKGSDDENNVMACKSLVLSVSSMIALEFQRKAAMSETEVKQAVTLLDRAGQMLKSISAGNSVNDSQLNTIAPDLFYMHTFCAYDVQGRLNDIGSQLFTVKSFASSKACRPQYLLQIGLHASQGPRSNHEVATFALNECLSSFLSSPVPDYPNVALVVRKLIAIASIHKGDKDDDLVYSMYKQAYRIMVGLKEGEYPIEEGKWLAMTAWNRAAVPVRLGQIEMGKKWMNVGFDIAKHVPGMEVYKACMEDVLSKLEKKH, encoded by the exons ATGAGAATTGCTGAGATATCCTCGCCGGAGATCCGAACAGTCCACGGAGAAGAAGATGATCAACACATTCTCTTCCGATTCGAGGCAATCGTCAAGCAAATTGAAACCGACTCCGCCAACAAGCTTCCACCTGACTCAGCCACCGTTAATCTCCGGCAATGCCTGACTCATCTGAGTCAACTCGCTCCGTTTTCCAACTCATTGAAGCTTCAAATTTGGAAACTCAGCTACCGTCTTTGGAACGTCTGTGTCGATATCTCCAACACCGCCACTATCCGCTCTTCATCATCCACCACAACCGCCGAAAAACAGGCGGAACTCCGACATTTGACAGCCGACCTCCTCTCAATCGCCAGCGACGTTACCGGTATTCCTTCTCCGGTGATCAAGTCGGCTTCGTTCTACTACAAGACCGGCTTGTTGTGGCACAACCTCCGGAAGTTTGATCTTGCTGCCCAATGCTTCGAGCGAGCCACCGATCTGATCTCAAAACTCGATGTCGCTTCGATAACTGACACCGGAGAACGAAAATTGTTGCTGGATTTGAACCTTGCCCGGTCCCGAACTGCATGGGAGGTTCGTGACCTGAACCTCGCGGTGGCACTGTTGAACCGAAGCAAGAGCATGCTCTCTGGTTCGTGCGAGGACTACATGGAGCTTGCGAAGCAATTCATGGCGTTTGGCAAATGCTCGCTATCGAAAAACAGTGAAGACGCGGATAATCGTGATTTGAGTGAGGCGCTGAAACTGATGAACGAGGCGTTGGAGAGTTGTGAGAAGGGATACGGTGCATCAAGAACACCGGAAGAGAAGGTAGAAATCAGAGGGTTAAGGTGGAAGGTTTTGAGGTTCATCGCCGCTATCCATTTGCAAAAGGATGAATTTGAGAGTGTGATTAAGTGTGTGAAGGTTTTGAGAGATTCTGCCGAAGGTGGTGATGATCATCCAAGCCTTTCAGTTTTGGCTATGAAGGCTTGGTTAGGGCTAGGGAGGCACAACGAAGCGGAGAAGGAATTGAGGGGAATGGTGATTGATAGAGGGATTCCAGAAGGTGTTTGGGTGTCTTCCGTGGAGGCTTATTTTAGTTCTGCTGGGACAGCAGGAGCGGAGACGGCGAAAGGGGTGTTTTTGGGGCTATTAGGGAGGTGTCATGTCAGTGCCGGTGCTGCAGTAAGGGTAGCGAGTAGGGTGCTCGGCGGCGGTGGCGAAGGGGGTAAAGTAAGGGCTAAAGTTGTTGCTGAGCTTGTGTCTGATGAAAGGGTGGTGACGCTGTTTGCAGGAAAGGAAGCTGCTAAGGATAGAACAGCAATGCATGCTGTTCTGTGGAATTG TGGTGCTGACAATTTTCAGTCAAAAGATTATCAGACCAGTGCAGAACTTTTCGAAAAATCAATGCTATATATTGCACATGACACAGAAAACAGAATACTTAGAGCCAAGGGCTATAGAGTTTTGTGTCTCTGCCACCTTGGTCTCTTGCAGCTGGATCGTGCCAAAGAATACATCGATGAGGCTGAGAAG CTTGAGCCCAATGTTGTCTGTGCTTTTCTTAAG TACAAAATTTATCTCCAAAAGAAAGACATCCAAGGTGCTATTACTCAAATTGAAGCAATGACCATGTGCCTTGACTTTCAACCAGATTTTCTCTCACTTTCAGCCCATGAAGCTGTTGCTTGCAGTGCTCGACCTGTTGCAGTTGCCTCTCTATCAACAATGCTAAACTTCTATGCTTCAGGAAAGTCCATGCCAACAGCAGAAGTAACAGTTATGCGCACCTTGGTCACTGTCCTATCTCAAGAACCGGATAATGAACAGAAAATTCTTAAAACCTTAAAACATGCCCATACCCGAGCATCCGAACTTGGTTCTGATTGCTTCTTTGGAAAAGAGGAGGTTGGAAGACGTGAGCTAAATTGGTTTGCTGTGACTTCATGGAATTATGGTACAAAAACAGGACATGATAAGAACTATGAATTGTCTGCTGAGTTTTTAAGACTTGCATCAAACTTTTATGCTCTAGTTAAAGGATCTGATGATGAGAACAATGTCATGGCTTGTAAATCATTAGTGCTTTCCGTGTCATCAATGATAGCTTTAGAATTTCAGAGGAAAGCTGCTATGTCAGAAACTGAAGTCAAACAGGCTGTAACTTTACTAGATAGAGCCGGACAG ATGCTAAAGTCAATTTCAGCTGGGAACTCTGTTAATGATAGCCAATTGAATACCATTGCACCTGACCTTTTCTACATGCACACATTCTGTGCTTATGATGTACAAGGAAGGTTAAATGACATAGGATCACAACTCTTCACAGTGAAAAGTTTTGCCAGTTCAAAGGCTTGCAGGCCTCAGTACCTTCTTCAGATTGGCCTACATGCCTCACAGGGACCGCGGTCGAATCACGAAGTAGCCACCTTCGCTCTAAACGAGTGTCTCTCATCTTTCCTTTCATCTCCTGTTCCAGATTATCCAAATGTTGCTCTTGTTGTTCGCAAGCTTATAGCCATTGCTAGCATTCACAAGGGTGATAAAGATGATGATCTTGTATATAGCATGTACAAGCAAGCCTATAGGATAATGGTTGGTTTGAAGGAAGGTGAATATCCAATTGAAGAAGGAAAGTGGCTTGCCATGACTGCATGGAACCGAGCAGCAGTGCCAGTGAGGTTGGGTCAGATTGAAATGGGGAAGAAATGGATGAATGTTGGGTTCGACATTGCAAAACATGTTCCAGGCATGGAAGTTTACAAAGCATGCATGGAAGATGTCCTTAGCAAGTTAGAGAAAAAGCATTGA